One Vigna unguiculata cultivar IT97K-499-35 chromosome 7, ASM411807v1, whole genome shotgun sequence genomic region harbors:
- the LOC114190119 gene encoding uncharacterized protein LOC114190119 produces the protein MARRDSIPFRAHCGGVLGAAGSFAFPRALPEVVQLVACGGAHGGTWIILVSFLIDEFIRASMDEHKTCFKKTVQKRFGLSKAVAERNTNVAKEVESSLPLQTALQGMVSATFSLVMKRKETNKFLRLLH, from the exons ATGGCACGCAGAGATTCGATTCCTTTCCGTGCACA TTGTGGTGGTGTCCTTGGTGCCGCTGGGAGTTTCGCGTTCCCTCGAGCTCTCCCTGAAGTGGTGCAGTTGGTGGCTTGCGGTGGTGCCCATGGTG GAACGTGGATCATTTTGGTGTCTTTTTTAATTGATGAGTTTATTCGTGCTTCTATGGATGAGCATAAAACTTGCTTCAAGAAAACAGTTCAGAAG AGGTTTGGTTTGTCCAAGGCTGTTGCAGAGAGGAACACTAACGTTGCCAAAGAAGTTGAGAGTTCTCTGCCTCTTCAGACAGCTTTGCAAG GAATGGTTTCTGCAACATTTTCCTTGGTTATGAAGAGGAAAGAAACAAATAAGTTCCTCCGCCTTTTGCATTGA